The window ACTCATTGATGATGTTCGGATGAAGAAATTTGATTCAACCGGTTCGGTAGTGGAGAAGTTCTTACGCCTTCAAGAAACAGAACCAGAGTTCTACTCAGATGATGTCATCAAAGGAATCGTAGTGCTTATGTTCAACGGCGGAACTGATACTTCACCTGCGGTAATGGAATGGGCAATGTCGGTTTTGCTGAACCATCCTGATAAGCTTGAGAAGCTCAGAGAAGAAATCAAATCTAATGCTAAGCAAAAAGGGATTATACAAGACTCCGATCTCTCGAGCTTACCTTATCTTCGGTGTGTCATCTACGAGACGCTCAGGCTATACCCCGTAGCTCCACTCTTGCTTCCTCACTGCTCATCAAAGAGATTCAACTTAGGCAACTACGAGCTTCCGGAAAACACAATGTTGTTCGTAAATGCCTGGGATGTTCATAGAAACGGTGAGCTTTGGGAAGACGGGGATGTTTTCAAGCCTGAGAGATTTGAAGGGTTTCTTGGCGATAGAGATGGTTACAGGTTCTTGCCGTTTGGAGTTGGGAGGAGAGCATGCCCTGGAGCTGGATTTGGAATGAGGACAGTGGCGCTTGCTGTCGGAGCATTGGTTCAGTGTTTTGATTGGGAGAAGGTAGATGAAGGAGATATAGACATGAGGGCTGTTTTTGGTGTGGCAATGTCTAAGGCTGAGCCACTTGTCGCGTTGCCTAAGCTACGGCCTGATATGGTTCCTATCTTGTCTCAGCTCTAGTGTCATCTGTATTGTGGCCAATAGAGTTGCTTTAGACGATtgctttttttatatatacacatgtacAATAAGGAGAATGAATAATGATCATAAATCACAAATAGTTACCTTAATAGTGGAAtcagtttcttcattttttcgTTCTTCCTTGGCATTAAATCTGCAAGAGGCAGGGAAGATGATCTTAATCACGGGAAGGTCTCCTCTCTCCTCCTTCCTTTAGATGGAGATCTATGGAGAATGATCATTTGTTGAATAGCCACTGTTGCTTCTTCATTCATTCAGTCcttatataaccaaaaaatagtGATGCAACAAACAAGAACAGACGTCCCACTCAACGATGACCATAATATGAACTGGATCAGAAGCAAGTAAAATTTGACGTTCAATAAACAATCTCTGATACAACTATCGGCGGAGAAGCTATATTTAGCAATGTAGTTTCTCTAGACAGGAGAACTCGAAAATAAAAGAACCCAAAAAGTAGATTCATGTACACCCTCAATGATGGTAATTTTGGCCCTTGAGAATAGTCCATGCCCTGAAAACAGGAAACCAATTACATCATCTCATAGTATAATTGGAATGCAGAGACAGAAGTAACAATGTTATCACCTGTAAAGCTGTTCCATAAGTACAACAAGAGCTATCTGATGATTCAGGACCATGGAGGAGAGTCTAATGGTCACATTAGCTCGCTTCCTCACTTCACTTCCATGTCCATAAGCTCCACCTATACAAAACGATATCCTCGAAGCTCCCTGAAAACAGAGATCGCCACAGAGTCAAACATTCTCTCCTGCTTAACAAGTCCTCTTAAGCCTTTCCATTTGTAAAGAAAGGTTTCCTCAAGATGAATCAGATTAACTTCAATCAGTTTGATAACTTTCCAAGAAGACTAAGAACAAAGGGAAAGGCCAAAGCTTACACTATTGCCTGCATCCCCAAGTAACTCAGCCATCTGTTCTGAATCAACGTCACGGCCTCTCTCGTCAAGCACCACAACCTAAAATCTCACAATCAGACCATCAAGAATGACTAATTACAGATTGATTCTAAAGAGATTTCAATAATACCCAAACATCAGGCCCAATAAGCTTCATCACAGccacttcttcatcctcaacctGAGCTCTAACATCCCTACGAGTAAAAACACTATTGACTTCAAACCAAAGCCATCTAAGTTACTGAGCTTTATCTCCAAAAATCGAATCAACGTACTGAGCATTTCGAGGATTGGAGCGAACCAAAGAATCCTCAAAGGAGCAATACGGTTTAAGCTTGGTCTTGTACTCATCGACCAAGAGTCGAACACCTTCCGATCTCTTTTTCCCCACTGTTATCACACGTATCGGCAGAGCTCTCTATTGAAACCAAAAACTTATCAAAACCTAAACGTCCAAAACCCTAATCAAGTCGATGGAAGCGTACCACTGCTTGGCCCGTGTATCTACATGCTCTTCCTGATGAAACCGTCACACAATCTTCAACCAATACGTTCGAAATCAACAAATTTGAGAAATGTATAAACCTTTATCATGAGGAGTAGGAGAAGCAGATGCGTAAGGCTGCTTCAGGTGACAAGTAACCATGAAAGAGAtcgccattttttttttacttcttcaCGTTTTAACGACGGACGATTATACAGTTGAGTTTGGACACTCCCAACACGAGATCAAAGCCTCCGAACGATACCGAGAGTTTTAAGCCCATCATATATGGCCTGTCGTAGTATATATATGGGCCTTAagtacaaattatataattcatgaaCTTCAGccaatcccttatatactacATCTATCTAtcaagcaaatgttgtagagcaagtatgcattatacaaaataatatatatatttataattcatacgcaaaaacataaaagttgatattggcctctttctgacacatgcacactccactatgaataagaattaaaaaaaacagtattgtcatcaaactttatcacaaatccacatttgtacatctataattatgagttggacaattagttaatttgatacaataccaaagcaagaataatcgaaaaacaactataccaccgcatactaataagtaacacATAACATATAACtaaattcttgaatcttaaaacaaatttcaactcaagcatttagtgaatatcatAAAAATTTGACAATTGGCATAAActtgcaaaaatataattttgaaaaaaaaactgttttccaTTTTAATTTTCCATAAACTCAAGTAACGTTTCCTAAAATTGCTCACCCTTTCACCACTAAGTTCAATcatgttttaaaagttaaaactgtttttcttttataaacacTAGATCTTttatccgcgctacgcgcggattgtttggtataattaagtttttatttaattaattaatttatatttattttaataatttatattataatttgtaaAGTGATTTTTTGCCTCTGAACTCTCATACTTAAATTTAAATCAGCTTAAAGATTTATTATccttaataaataaatagatctgttagtatataattaacaattaattaaaaagaaattttattgatttgagAATTATCATtgtcttaaaataatttattttttgttataaaatattcatatcttaaataaataattaggttTGTTATTATATTATCGTAAATTATAATGAATTGTTATTTGGTAATCatcattatataaaaataatttatattgtgttatccaaaataatagtttacatcataattttttaaaacaaaagagatatatctccttatatatattgtatataattttatatatacataagtgtttttaatattcttacacaataaaagtataattttattataataaatatttttgtgatatgtaaaaaattgatattcatttttttactaaatatttcaaatgcatgagtatttttaaattgtattttatgTGATAAAATAATTGTTCTTTGATAAAAAACCCTGtatgtttgatttaatattaaatattctgaacatatgtaaataatttattctagtgatatttgaattgataatatatttatttatatgcaaTTATTGTGTTTGCAACCAGTGTACCATTGCAaccaaactctttcttgagatccTTAAGTAtcttgctgtaaaaaaaatatgaacctAATAATGGAATCAGTTGAACCTCCTAGACCAACAGCCTAAGCCATGTTAAATTCGCATGATGCTACATGGTTGCTCAAAACCAAAACCTTTAATGATTAGAAcacaattttttcttaaaaaatctattcGTGAATGCATTTGTAAATGTAAACTGCAAGACTTAAAACAACCAAATTCGTAAAAGCTTCAAATCCAACAAAACTAAGATACTCAAACATCAAACTTAAGGTAAAAAACATTATGCAGAGACAATAAGAAAGATAGTTCAATGTTGCAAACACAAAGtctgagattaaaaaaaaacaaagcatagAGTCTTAGTAATCATAAAACCACGATTCAACACATCCTAGCCACATCTGGCTCGCTTGGGGTCTTCTGCCTCGACCTTATCAGCAGCCCTCTTCACTATCCCAACGCATGTGGAAGGATCACCATCAGCAATTCCATTCTGCAGAGTTCCTTGGGCTTCAGCTTCTTGATCTTCTGGGGTGAGAACCTTTGTCACAGTCAAAGCTTGGGTCTTGCCTGTCAAATTGTGATATGATACTTTCACAATGAATTTTCGAGTCTGTCCAATGGTATCGATAAGAGCCTGAGGTACCGGAACCAAGTGGTCATCTTCTACATTCTCATTAGCCTAATATACATTAAACAACTGTCACTATATATATCTAGCTATCTTGGAGAATATAGATTCAAATAACATAAGCACACAGGGTTGTAATTACCTCGAAATAACTTGCAACCAACTCTGAAGCTTTTCTTCCGGATAACTCATGTCCAGCATCACCGAGGAGCACAAAAGACGCCTGATCCTCATTATCATACACATAGATCTTGGCCAGGTACCTGTGTCATGTGCAGAGTTATAATGAGTGCATTAAAGTATAAGAATAAGTACAGCTGAGTCACTTACTGTGGAACACCAACAATGTCGGGTTTCCCACATTTTTTACACATAAGGGTGGTAGGCCCTTTGGTTGCCTTAGTGTGGCACACACCACAGCCTATGTAATACCAGGATGAACCGTGCACAACATCAGCAATGGTTGCTATGCACTCAAACCAAGCAACCTGCAAGATGCGAAACAATTAATTAAGAGATTAAGACTATCATATTGAAGGCGTTAATCATTGATATTGTATAACCTTGGCATCTTCCTGCTGAATATAGAATAAGAGCTCGCCTATGGTCATTGTCTCAGTCTTAGTGACAACGTCTGCGTTAACTCTGTTGGCAACAGATAAGTTCGCGTTCATCCTGAAGCCAACACCCAAACATCAAATACAATGTGGAATACAACggccaaaatttaaatatagaatGCTTACCAAGTGAGATACTCTTCGGTTGTTTGAACATCTTTGTCCAAGAAAACACGTGATGGCGTCATAGAGGAGAGAGCGAGGGCACCTATAACAGATCCATTGTTATAATACATATGCAAAGTTATAATGTAAATGAGatgtagaaatatatatatgtctaataTTTGCTATCTCGGAACCTATAGGTTActcatatgtatatgtatatgtccAAAAGCAGCTCTACTACCAAAACTAACCTAACCAGATAAGACTCCTTGACCATCCTGTGTCCtgcttaaaaattaaaaaggttgATAATACGGACCTCCAAATCGTTTCGGGTTTAAAGTAGTGACCAAAACAACACGTGCGGTTCCTCCAGATGCTTTAAATTTCTCACTAAAATCTGAGGCAGCCTTGTCCCATAGGTACAACTTCATCACCGGACCACTATAACATACAAAACACATGTGTTAAGAGAGACAACATatgaatatgaaaaaaaatagattagctTACTCATGTGTTTGAACATGGAGCAAGACGCGGCGTGATGAAGCCATCTCGGCATCATCTAGCATGAGACTATCACTTAGAACCTGTCCATTCACAAGCTTGATGTGGCCAACATAATCTGCaagataaaataaacaaactcaATGCTTTATATATCATAAACCCAAAAATGTAGCCTAAAATTGTAAGTGTAGATCAAAACATTATCCTAGACAAAGAATGCTGAACATACTTGATCGATTTAAACACATTATATAACACGGGGAGCTTACCATAAAGATCCCCTCTCAAGTCGCAGGCAGCATCGAACTCCTCATATCCATGGATCCGGAACCGGTCCTCAAGGAAACAAACCGGACTGTCCGTTAGATTAGAGAGGTCAGAAGTCGATGAGAATGTGATGGTGAAACTTGGTTCCGCAACACGATACAAATTCTTGTTGTGAGAACCGAAAAAACTGTTGAGTCTGTAAAGGCCACCAGCTCTCATGTGTGGCAAATAAGTGTCTATCCTCCCAGCTGGGATGAAACCCTGGATGACAGTCTCCTGTTATCATCAGTAAAGAAATTAAATCAGAAATGCTAGACAGGAAATCATAGAAACGcatcaacaaaaaaattatagttactGTACTATCAATAAAAGCAAACACTTGctataaattatctaaaatgttCATCAGTCAAAGTTTTAATGGAAtatgttctctttttttattagCAAAACTAAACTGCCAAAGTGAGACCAAGAAaccaaaatcataaattattttctaatcaTAAAGTCTCTGCCAAAGTAAAGTCTAGAACGAtaagtttcaatttctaaactaAACTGTAAGCAAGATTTTGGGTTATACCTCTTGGTCGATGAGAAGCATCTCGAGACCGATAAGCACCTTTGACACAATATTTCGAGCTTCCCAAAAATGGATCAACCGGAACCTCAACTCGCCGTCATGAGGTCCGTATTTCACATCTTTGAAAGCCACCACTTCGGCCGAGACAATAGCTTTTCCCCTGACGCGGGAAGAGACAGCAGATTTGCCTCTAACACCTGAGGAGACACCAGCCTTCGTGCTGTGAATGATCGCACCTGCATAGGAATACGAACGTTACCATCATTAAAAAAGGGAACTAAAAATCCACAATTTCACATGCGTTTCTATTTACTCTAGTATAAAAATTATCtactaaaaacaattattttgctCATCTCATTGTTTTAAACCTCATAGCTTCAGATTCTCTATTTTTTATACTGGTAATCAGACGGACACTATAATCTCATAATGAAACGATAAGGGTTCTTACCATTGGGGTTCTTCGACATAGGTACGCCGATCAAGACGCCGGAAGAGACAGTAGTTTTGCCGCTGAGTTTGGTCAGACCGGAAGTGACCGACGCTTCGCCTTTGTCTCGCTTCGAGTGGAGATCGCCTATTGAGTGGTTGGATGAGACATGGGGTGTTCCGATGGGTTTGATCGGTCCGGGAGAGGAGTCAGACTCAACGCCTTTTGGTTTCTCGGAGATGGAACTTCCGTTGGAACTCATTGCAACAAAGCTTAATCGGAATAAGACTCGTATCAAGAGTTGTATAAACAAAAGAAGGAGAAAATGCGGATTAAgagttatataaacaaaatctgAAGGAGAAAAGCAAAACGAATCCATAAATGAGAGTAAAGAGAGAACGAAGTGGAGTTGTATTGATTGTTTAGGGTCAGATCATGAAACGGatcaaagaagaggaagagcaaaAATTAGGAATCGACAAAGGAGATGAAGAATCGACAAAGGGACGAAGATTCGATTTAGGTTAATAGGATTTGAGAGACGCGTAAGGGAGAGGTCGAAATGGTTTGGTCGCTGGCTGGGTCTGTCTATGGTCTAATGGGCTGGGTtcgattgttttaaaaattacgGTAAGTCGAAGCCCAAGAAATCAACACATATTTGACATGGCAAAAACACCCTGTCTAATTGGTTGATTAAAATTGCCTACGTGGACAGCTTGGTTGAGGAGGATATCTCCCTTTTATTACTTATCtgattttatctatttattttacacTCTGTTCatctattctctctctctctctttcactttctctatcCATTTTTTTGTTGAGTTCTTGATCTGGTAAAAAAACATGCAAGTTTatctttcacttttttttttttgataagtatgtgAATTCATTATAGAAATAATGGTCCAAGAGATTCAACAGTCCTTGAAGGATTAAATTCTACTGCATCTAAGATTGCTAACAAAGCATGGGTCAAGGAAAGCCCcccaaaaaagataaaaaaactttcaatgaCAATAAAGTCTAGTCAACACCCGAGAGAGTGATTAGAGCTTCACTAACTAATTCCTAAGCTGCTATTCGATTACCAGTAGATGAATGCTTACCTTGCTGCAGGAACCTGTAACAAGGACATTAATCAGGGAGCAAATCAACCGGAGAATAATCCTAGGGGCCGAAGATTATCCCGAAGGCGAAACCAAAAGGACGGAAGGCGAAGCGGGGATGGCAAGGTCCTGGTCCGGCCCCAATCCGTTGGAATCCACTCCAGACGCCGAAGTAGCTCATGAGACAAACACGACAAGGCCATGTAGACCCTACAACAAACGAAAAGAGCCAAGCAGGTAGACGATGGAGCAGAGCTGTCAGAAGCAAGCAGATGTTTAATTCTCTCGACTCCGGCCCCTTCACAAAACAGTTGACTCGGAAGGATAATGGCAACAAAACGATGAGGAGGCAAGGCACAACATCAGTTAGTCTCCTTCTGGAACCGTGAGGAACAGAGGAGACAGAGCTCCAAACACCAGACGACAAGACAAGTCGTCATGCTAGCACCTACAAGAATCAGACCAAACAAGAGTCCCCGGCGAAAGCCTCACAGCGCCATTACATCTCAAATCCAAGATTCGAGAAGGGGAAGTCCTAGCGGAGCAACCGAAATGGGGGAGAGATGGGAAAGGCAGAGCAGCATGAGGCCAGAGACTTAACGGCAGCGACGCGCTTCAAATCCGGCGAGAGCTCAGGGTTGAACCTGACCCAGATCCAACCACCACTGAATCCCAGATCTACAACATATTCAGAGCTTCCTGAACACGGACAACTAACCACAGACTCGCCAACACTCCGGGGAAGTCGAGAACACACCCGACGACCGTTTAGAACCGCCGGATCCGGTCGTAATCCGACGATAATCTAGAGGAATCGAGCAAAGAGACGAGGAAAAGATATCCGCGAAACAGGGTAAGAGGCAGAGCAAAGAACATGAGGGGTGGCGACCGACGGTGAAGGGCACCACCGGCCACCGGAGCTaagaaaattagggtttcaacGAAAAAAGGTAAAGtcggagagagagaaaggagagaaaaaaTCTCTCACCTCTCTCTAGTTTTCTGATATAATATCTTTACTTTACTCAATGTCTCCCTTTTTCTCAGTttatctttcactttctctatccatttttttttgttgagttCTTGGTCTGGTAAAAAAGCATGCAAGTTTATAATTACTCTTGATTTAGATTCAATTTCCTTTTACTGTTGATCAATAACCtcttaattgttcatctgaggTTAAAATGAAGGGATATACTCTGCTCAAAAACTTAACTTTTCagtagaaaaatgaaaaatgaaaaatcaaagttttgtcATCAAAAAAGGTAACAATAAAGCATCTCCCaacattatttacaaaattggtATTTACAAATTTGTTCTTTCGATagcttatatttataaaattactttATTTGCTTTTGCAACTTGAAAAAATACAGAAACATataaggaag is drawn from Brassica napus cultivar Da-Ae unplaced genomic scaffold, Da-Ae ScsIHWf_1053;HRSCAF=1479, whole genome shotgun sequence and contains these coding sequences:
- the LOC111204660 gene encoding putative RNA methyltransferase At5g10620 encodes the protein MAISFMVTCHLKQPYASASPTPHDKGRACRYTGQAVRALPIRVITVGKKRSEGVRLLVDEYKTKLKPYCSFEDSLVRSNPRNAQDVRAQVEDEEVAVMKLIGPDVWVVVLDERGRDVDSEQMAELLGDAGNSGASRISFCIGGAYGHGSEVRKRANVTIRLSSMVLNHQIALVVLMEQLYRAWTILKGQNYHH